Proteins from a genomic interval of Musa acuminata AAA Group cultivar baxijiao chromosome BXJ1-9, Cavendish_Baxijiao_AAA, whole genome shotgun sequence:
- the LOC103998578 gene encoding (3S,6E)-nerolidol synthase 1-like, whose product MSTLHRPQWFCSLHTNRGGAAPISFSSNVRLPPPHLRPKQQLLVETTTPKDYEELVCHRHKNCLEEVRRVFHETKDQLDTMLMIDFLQRLGIDYRFSEEIKSKIDSLCNNHFSIIDDGIHNFVKVTLLFRLLRQARHPISSNIFSIFLDGKGNFSTSLGKEIDGMVNLYEASYLNTGEEILYRANTFASEHLKSSMACLESDDARFIQQTLDYPYHMSLQRYKARQYLDHHHQDKGMRRIIQELARMDFILIQSLHKQELQEMTSWWRNTGLSQDLRFARDQSLKWYVWSMTSLPDPKFSQHRLALTKVIAVVYLIDDIFDLKGSLDELRLFTDAINKWEVSAIDLLPCYMRICYDALYKTTNEIAEMIFEEHGWNPINILKKSWIELSNAFMREAMWFARGHVPPADDYLRNGVISCGVPLVLTHLNFLLGGGAMDSAESYPNLISSPATILRLWDDLGSAKDEKQEGFDGSYLECFMKENPQCSVESAREHVMQMICKAWEELNKESFSSSSFSQDFVTACLNTARMVKLMYSYNEEHKLPMLEEYVTLLLFKAPNLKA is encoded by the exons ATGTCCACCCTCCATCGTCCCCAGTGGTTCTGCTCCTTGCACACCAACAGGGGCGGCGCCGCCCCCATCTCCTTCTCCTCGAAcgttcgtcttcctcctcctcatctacGTCCCAAACAACAGCTGCTGGTGGAGACTACAACACCCAAGGATTATGAA gagcttgtatGTCATAGGCATAAGAATTGTTTAGAGGAAGTGAGAAGGGTATTCCACGAGACCAAGGATCAATTAGATACAATGTTAATGATTGATTTCCTTCAGAGATTAGGCATTGACTATCGTTTCAGTGAAGAGATCAAATCAAAAATAGATTCCTTATGTAATAATCATTTCAGTATTATCGATGATGGTATACACAACTTTGTGAAAGTTACTCTTTTATTTCGATTATTACGACAAGCTCGGCACCCTATATCTTCTA ATATATTTTCTATCTTCTTGGATGGCAAAGGAAACTTCTCGACATCCCTTGGGAAAGAGATCGATGGAATGGTAAACTTGTATGAAGCATCCTATTTGAACACCGGTGAAGAAATACTTTACAGAGCCAACACGTTTGCAAGTGAGCATCTTAAATCTTCCATGGCATGCTTGGAATCAGACGATGCCAGATTCATTCAGCAGACATTGGATTATCCATATCATATGAGTTTGCAGAGGTATAAAGCCAGGCAATATCTTGATCATCAccatcaagacaaaggaatgagaAGAATCATTCAAGAACTAGCCAGGATGGATTTCATTCTGATTCAGTCTTTGCATAAACAGGAGTTGCAAGAAATGACAAG TTGGTGGAGAAACACCGGGTTATCACAAGATCTAAGGTTTGCCCGAGACCAATCCTTGAAGTGGTACGTGTGGTCAATGACCAGCCTTCCCGATCCCAAGTTCTCCCAACACAGACTTGCCTTGACCAAAGTCATCGCCGTCGTCTATCTTATCGATGACATCTTCGACCTAAAAGGATCACTCGATGAGCTTCGTCTCTTCACGGATGCCATCAATAA ATGGGAAGTGTCCGCCATCGATTTGCTTCCATGTTACATGAGAATATGCTACGACGCACTGTACAAGACCACTAATGAGATTGCAGAAATGATCTTTGAGGAGCATGGGTGGAACCCAATCAACATCCTAAAGAAATCG TGGATTGAATTAAGCAATGCATTTATGAGGGAAGCAATGTGGTTTGCGAGGGGTCATGTCCCACCTGCGGATGACTACCTGAGGAACGGCGTCATCAGCTGCGGCGTGCCGCTTGTGTTGACACACTTAAACTTTCTTTTGGGAGGAGGTGCGATGGATTCTGCAGAAAGTTATCCCAACCTGATATCATCTCCTGCAACAATTCTTCGACTGTGGGATGATCTGGGAAGTGCCAAG GACGagaaacaagaaggatttgatggGTCATACTTGGAGTGCTTCATGAAAGAGAACCCACAGTGCTCCGTCGAAAGTGCACGAGAACATGTGATGCAGATGATATGTAAAGCATGGGAAGAACTCAATAAAGAAAGCTTCTCATCGAGCTCCTTCTCTCAGGACTTTGTAACAGCATGCCTCAACACGGCACGCATGGTGAAGTTGATGTACAGCTACAATGAGGAGCATAAGCTGCCCATGCTTGAGGAGTACGTAACCTTGTTGCTCTTCAAAGCTCCAAATCTGAAGGCATGA
- the LOC135593522 gene encoding 3,9-dihydroxypterocarpan 6A-monooxygenase-like has translation MDLLHILHSHDSRRQALITFSIVTLFTTILCFVCLRKRRSNLPPGPRGLPVFGSLPFLDPDLHRWFADLGRVHGPVMRIRLGSKPCVVLSSASVAREVFRNHDVTFANHDVPAAARTASYGGSDLAWAAYGPHWRALRKVCVRDLLSARRVDAVGPLRRREVRRMVAEVHSRAGAAVEVREVMFVASLNLLMSMVWGGSLEGEERERVGREFRRVSDAFMELMSRPNVSDFFPALERFDLQGVERRMRELVKWLDRVFDPIVDSKLREMKEGGGGGEGCKDFLQVLLELLEKEDTKVPLTLVNIKALIMDLLGGGTDTTSATVEWAMAELLHNPALMAKAQHELDEVVGKEGRVEESHIPHLSYLHAVVKEALRLHPPLPLLVPHSPSQTTTVGGFTIPRGTAVFVNVWAIQRDPSNWTNPLEFIPERFLGADGGADYGGNNFGYIPFGSGRRICVGISLAEKMLMNTLASLLHSFDWHLPQEAKIGLEEKFGLVLRKSEPLVAIPKPRLSSQHLYT, from the exons ATGGATCTTCTTCACATCCTCCACAGCCATGACAGCAGAAGACAAGCACTGATCACCTTCTCCATCGTCACCCTCTTCACCACCATCCTCTGCTTCGTATGTCTCAGGAAGAGAAGGTCGAACCTCCCGCCGGGTCCTCGAGGCCTTCCTGTCTTCGGCAGCCTCCCCTTCCTCGACCCCGATCTTCACCGCTGGTTCGCCGACCTCGGACGCGTCCATGGCCCCGTCATGCGCATCCGGCTCGGTTCCAAACCTTGCGTCGTCCTTAGCTCCGCTTCGGTCGCCCGTGAAGTGTTCCGCAACCACGACGTGACCTTCGCCAACCACGACGTCCCCGCTGCCGCACGCACCGCGTCCTACGGCGGCAGCGACCTCGCGTGGGCCGCCTACGGGCCACACTGGCGGGCGCTGCGCAAGGTGTGCGTGCGCGACCTGCTGAGCGCCCGCCGCGTCGACGCGGTCGGCCCGCTGCGGCGCCGCGAGGTGCGGAGGATGGTGGCGGAGGTGCACTCCAGGGCCGGCGCGGCGGTGGAGGTGCGGGAGGTGATGTTCGTGGCGTCGCTCAACCTTCTGATGAGCATGGTGTGGGGAGGCAGCCTGGAaggggaggagagggagagggtggGCCGGGAGTTCCGGCGGGTGTCGGACGCGTTCATGGAGCTCATGTCGAGGCCGAACGTGTCGGACTTCTTCCCCGCCCTGGAACGGTTCGACTTGCAAGGGGTGGAGAGGAGGATGAGAGAGCTCGTGAAGTGGCTCGACAGGGTGTTCGACCCTATCGTCGATAGCAAGTTGAGAGAGAtgaaggagggaggaggaggaggagaagggtgcAAAGATTTCTTACAGGTGCTGTTGGAGCTGCTCGAGAAAGAAGACACCAAGGTGCCGCTTACTCTAGTGAACATCAAAGCCTTGATCatg GACTTGCTCGGAGGTGGCACAGACACGACCTCAGCCACAGTCGAGTGGGCCATGGCCGAGTTGCTGCACAACCCTGCGCTAATGGCGAAGGCTCAACACGAGCTGGATGAAGTAGTAGGGAAGGAAGGACGGGTAGAAGAATCACACATACCCCATCTAAGTTACCTGCACGCGGTGGTCAAAGAGGCGCTGCGCCTCCaccctcctctccctctcctggTGCCTCACTCCCCCAGCCAAACCACCACAGTGGGCGGATTCACCATCCCCAGAGGCACTGCAGTGTTCGTCAACGTCTGGGCCATCCAAAGAGACCCCTCCAACTGGACCAACCCACTGGAGTTCATCCCTGAGAGGTTCCTGGGAGCAGACGGAGGAGCAGATTACGGTGGCAACAACTTCGGCTACATCCCTTTCGGATCAGGGAGGAGGATTTGTGTCGGCATCTCCCTTGCAGAGAAGATGCTGATGAACACACTGGCTTCACTCCTACACTCATTTGACTGGCATTTGCCTCAGGAAGCCAAGATCGGTCTCGAGGAGAAGTTTGGGCTTGTGCTGAGGAAATCTGAGCCACTTGTGGCCATACCCAAACCAAGATTATCCAGCCAACATCTCTATACTTGA